A portion of the candidate division KSB1 bacterium genome contains these proteins:
- a CDS encoding pilus assembly protein TadG-related protein, whose protein sequence is MQQSVQHVRRAYGDARAALGSGGWVRGLLGDQRGSALALATAMMFVFLCCAGMAIDLGSILSSRTQLQSAVDAAALAGARGLIRNNQTAISYAVATFGANKLQNRSLQLNPSEVSFPATNQVSVSVTRPVNLFFLQLIDLRRVNISAQATATCGTVRSTYGLKPWAVPDQQWQVGDRVVLKTGAHGHGGPTGSWHYPVCFPPVNRGSPVRGADAYRDNIINGASCKVEIGDRLMVEPGNKQGPTRQGVNSVLSLDPNAYWAGDHVEGSSYPGDSSPRICKIALIDPNDDPGNGRGEVTVIRFGVFFLEGMDGQDVVGYYMRAATRGEMGGGGSDLFAIKLSQ, encoded by the coding sequence GTGCAGCAGAGCGTTCAACACGTTCGCAGAGCCTATGGCGACGCTCGAGCAGCGCTGGGAAGCGGCGGTTGGGTGAGGGGCCTGCTCGGCGATCAGCGAGGGAGCGCTCTTGCCTTAGCGACTGCAATGATGTTTGTGTTTCTTTGCTGCGCGGGGATGGCAATCGACCTGGGGTCGATCCTCTCCTCGCGCACCCAATTGCAGTCGGCGGTGGATGCGGCGGCGTTGGCTGGGGCGCGCGGGCTCATCCGCAACAACCAGACCGCCATCTCCTACGCGGTAGCAACCTTCGGGGCGAACAAGCTGCAGAACCGGTCACTGCAGCTCAACCCCAGTGAGGTCTCTTTCCCGGCGACGAATCAGGTCTCTGTCTCCGTCACGCGGCCTGTCAACCTCTTTTTTCTCCAGCTCATCGACTTGCGACGGGTGAACATCTCCGCGCAGGCCACCGCCACCTGCGGCACGGTGCGTTCCACCTATGGCCTCAAACCATGGGCAGTGCCTGACCAACAGTGGCAGGTGGGAGACCGTGTGGTGCTGAAGACTGGCGCCCATGGACATGGTGGCCCCACCGGGAGCTGGCACTACCCGGTATGCTTCCCGCCGGTGAATCGTGGGTCGCCGGTGCGCGGCGCCGACGCCTATCGGGACAACATCATCAACGGCGCATCGTGCAAGGTAGAGATCGGCGACCGCCTGATGGTGGAGCCGGGGAACAAGCAGGGCCCCACGCGCCAAGGGGTCAACAGCGTGCTGTCCCTTGACCCCAACGCCTACTGGGCTGGCGACCATGTGGAGGGGTCGAGTTACCCGGGCGACAGCAGCCCGCGCATCTGCAAGATCGCCCTCATCGATCCAAACGACGACCCCGGCAACGGACGCGGCGAGGTGACAGTCATCCGCTTCGGGGTGTTCTTCCTGGAGGGTATGGACGGACAGGACGTTGTAGGCTACTACATGCGCGCCGCGACGCGCGGTGAAATGGGCGGTGGCGGCTCCGACCTGTTTGCCATCAAGCTCAGCCAGTGA
- a CDS encoding radical SAM protein, translating into MQSGFPVALSRHGASDAARPMVEGGSSLPEMTLRHEGMRELVRELAARGFFEGWRAAPRVVPSAEASGGTAFLQINVGCPHNGCIFCPFFKDVAFSEKPLPRIEKEVRLLAAECSRRDLPVRRLMLLDADALCTAQAKLEQVLRLVRAQFPGRRVSSAQVTAYDELFECIYFRRVESRVEPVEVSAFCRTESVLAKDVDGLRCLRELGLGLLWWGVESGSGRLLRLMGKGRVPGAERERILAAGEMLREAGIHFVAIILVGLGGERFYDEHLQETLSLLRQLDPPGVSFSDLVVVPGTGYAELVEAGLLDVLPPQRMAEQRRAFEQSDLAVVQYDYELGADHGNKGVAISAARPLHVTEKVVL; encoded by the coding sequence GTGCAGAGTGGCTTTCCGGTGGCCTTGAGCAGACATGGCGCGAGCGACGCGGCCCGCCCCATGGTAGAGGGCGGCAGCAGTCTTCCCGAGATGACCCTGCGTCACGAGGGCATGAGGGAGCTTGTCCGGGAATTGGCTGCTCGCGGATTCTTCGAGGGATGGCGGGCGGCCCCACGCGTTGTGCCATCGGCCGAGGCTTCCGGAGGCACCGCTTTTCTGCAGATTAATGTCGGGTGCCCGCACAACGGCTGCATCTTCTGCCCCTTTTTTAAGGATGTGGCCTTCTCAGAAAAGCCGCTCCCGCGCATTGAAAAGGAGGTGCGGCTCTTGGCAGCCGAGTGCAGCCGGCGAGACCTGCCGGTGCGCCGCCTGATGCTCCTGGATGCCGATGCCTTGTGCACCGCTCAGGCGAAGCTGGAGCAGGTGCTGCGTCTGGTGCGTGCTCAGTTCCCTGGTCGCAGAGTGTCAAGTGCGCAGGTGACCGCGTACGACGAGCTTTTTGAATGCATCTACTTCAGGAGAGTGGAATCGCGCGTGGAGCCTGTGGAGGTAAGTGCCTTCTGCCGCACGGAGAGCGTGCTTGCCAAGGATGTGGATGGGTTGCGGTGTCTGCGCGAGTTGGGCCTCGGCCTCCTCTGGTGGGGCGTGGAGAGTGGCTCGGGTCGCTTGCTGCGCCTGATGGGCAAGGGTCGAGTGCCAGGAGCGGAGCGGGAGCGCATCCTTGCCGCAGGGGAGATGCTCCGAGAGGCCGGCATCCATTTTGTGGCCATCATTCTCGTGGGGTTAGGAGGCGAACGCTTCTACGATGAGCATCTGCAGGAGACGCTCTCGCTGCTTCGCCAGCTCGATCCCCCGGGTGTCTCCTTCTCTGACCTGGTCGTGGTGCCGGGCACCGGTTACGCCGAGCTGGTGGAGGCGGGCCTCTTGGACGTGTTGCCCCCACAGAGAATGGCCGAGCAGCGGAGGGCATTCGAACAGAGCGACCTTGCAGTGGTGCAGTACGACTATGAGCTGGGCGCGGACCATGGGAACAAAGGCGTGGCTATTTCCGCCGCGAGGCCCTTACATGTGACTGAAAAGGTCGTGCTATGA
- a CDS encoding pilus assembly protein TadG-related protein: protein MPCKVHGRGNRKALGRNERGGTLAVSAVALFICLLVCGLAIDIGAILVARSQLQAAADAAALAGARGLINGQEAAIASAIQVFGRNKVQNRALSLAAEEVSFPGAGQVEVRVTRPVEIYFLQLVRANSVDVSARAVAAYGSARSVVGLKPWAVPDLHWLPGDAVVLKAGPQGEVPSWRYPVCFPPLNRGNPVTGAAAYQDAIVNGSSMAIEIGDELLLETGDMVGPTRQAVDQILALDPDAWLSPSGIQGSRYPGDSSPRICKIALLDPNSLPGPGRSSVTVVRFGVFFIEGMQGQSLIGRYMRAATIGEMGGGGSDLFCVKLIS, encoded by the coding sequence GTGCCATGCAAGGTGCATGGGCGCGGCAACAGAAAAGCGCTTGGGCGCAACGAGCGGGGCGGCACGCTGGCCGTTTCTGCCGTTGCCCTTTTCATCTGTCTGCTGGTCTGCGGCTTGGCGATTGACATCGGTGCGATCTTAGTGGCGCGGTCCCAGCTGCAGGCAGCAGCAGATGCCGCTGCGTTAGCCGGAGCAAGGGGGCTGATAAACGGGCAGGAGGCAGCAATAGCTTCTGCTATCCAAGTCTTTGGGCGCAACAAGGTGCAGAATCGCGCGCTCTCTTTGGCGGCAGAAGAGGTTTCGTTTCCCGGCGCCGGACAGGTGGAGGTCAGGGTTACCAGGCCGGTCGAAATCTACTTTCTGCAGCTGGTGCGTGCCAACAGCGTGGATGTGTCGGCGCGTGCGGTGGCCGCCTATGGCAGCGCGCGGTCAGTGGTCGGGCTCAAGCCGTGGGCAGTGCCGGACCTGCACTGGCTCCCAGGGGACGCTGTGGTGCTGAAGGCAGGTCCGCAGGGCGAGGTGCCAAGTTGGCGCTATCCGGTGTGCTTCCCCCCGCTGAACAGGGGCAATCCAGTCACCGGGGCGGCAGCCTACCAGGACGCGATCGTCAATGGTTCCTCAATGGCCATTGAGATTGGCGACGAGCTGCTGTTGGAGACCGGCGACATGGTAGGCCCCACGCGTCAGGCGGTCGACCAGATCCTGGCGCTGGACCCAGACGCCTGGCTCAGTCCCAGCGGCATTCAGGGTTCCCGTTACCCGGGCGACAGCAGTCCGCGCATCTGCAAAATCGCCCTCCTGGACCCGAACTCTTTGCCTGGGCCGGGGCGAAGTTCCGTGACCGTCGTCCGCTTTGGGGTATTCTTCATCGAAGGCATGCAGGGACAGTCGCTCATCGGGCGCTACATGCGGGCGGCGACGATTGGCGAAATGGGCGGCGGCGGCTCTGACCTCTTTTGCGTGAAGCTGATTTCTTGA
- a CDS encoding ATP-binding protein has product MRLRKRQATCGPWWWEWRKQGRGLRTVKLQAKIVLLLAVLIFFFTTVEYGILRLRIAQYHRAVDRDYAEANFRRCAALLQQEERQLRAAARALAGQGVARVKALTFSCRSMQSAMGSLVPPFDFAALADRGSLEWLMFADSATAARCGQSVQVALAPLLPLSAADTSGLLNTTSGPVALAIAPCWREGQRLVVGRFLPQRIARAATPWELEATFGSVEDTGGPQEVVIDYGRPAQLVARGVLLDIAGRPTIRLEVAIPKVFLARGEQTLLLALLANTAIGLAVAFIVMALFQKLVIKRINSLVDQVAAIRATGDFGLRVQVAGTDEVGTLATAFNEALARLHQMAQRIEESEQRYATLVEQSRDGVAIVVDGKVRFANRRLMDMAGCTDLEQLAAGGLSSLPEEVRQQLSASSPGAPPSSGTAPVRLLASSGEEMELEVDLVRGTYEGQQATFLYLRDVSEEKRMERHLQRVDKLTSLGQLSSGIAHEIRTPLGSIQLNLDHLLQCTQLTKEQRHVLESSMEAVNRISSIVQRTLDFARPAEPSLEKLQIRQVVDNVLKMMATNLSKAKVAVVQEWADDLPLVQADWQKLNQAFVNIVLNAVQAMPRGGRLRIWGKRRAAGETPMVEVGFEDTGVGIAPEDLRRVFDPFFTTKYEGVGLGLSVVHRIVESHRATIGITSKLGEGTTVCILFPAA; this is encoded by the coding sequence ATGCGTTTGCGGAAACGCCAGGCCACGTGTGGCCCGTGGTGGTGGGAGTGGCGGAAACAAGGAAGAGGCCTGCGCACGGTGAAGCTCCAGGCGAAGATTGTCCTGCTTCTGGCAGTGCTCATCTTCTTCTTCACCACGGTGGAGTATGGCATCCTGCGGTTGCGCATCGCGCAGTACCACCGCGCCGTGGATCGCGACTACGCAGAGGCCAATTTCCGCCGGTGTGCGGCCTTGCTGCAGCAAGAGGAGCGGCAATTGCGCGCGGCGGCCCGTGCGCTCGCCGGACAGGGCGTCGCCAGGGTCAAGGCGCTCACTTTTTCTTGCCGCAGCATGCAGTCCGCGATGGGGTCGCTCGTCCCGCCGTTTGACTTTGCCGCCTTAGCTGACCGCGGGAGCCTGGAGTGGTTGATGTTCGCCGATTCGGCCACCGCCGCGCGGTGTGGGCAGAGTGTGCAGGTTGCTCTTGCTCCCCTGCTTCCGCTCTCCGCCGCCGACACCTCCGGCCTCCTCAATACCACGTCCGGTCCGGTGGCCTTGGCAATTGCTCCCTGTTGGCGAGAAGGCCAGCGGCTTGTAGTCGGTCGCTTCCTGCCGCAGCGCATCGCGCGCGCAGCCACGCCATGGGAGTTAGAGGCTACCTTCGGCAGCGTCGAAGACACAGGCGGTCCTCAAGAGGTAGTGATCGACTACGGCCGCCCGGCGCAGCTTGTGGCACGCGGCGTACTGCTTGACATCGCCGGCAGACCCACCATCCGCTTAGAGGTCGCTATCCCGAAGGTCTTCTTGGCGCGCGGCGAGCAGACGCTCCTTCTTGCTCTGCTGGCCAACACGGCCATCGGCCTGGCCGTAGCCTTCATCGTCATGGCCTTGTTCCAAAAGCTTGTCATCAAGCGCATTAACTCCCTGGTCGACCAGGTGGCGGCGATTCGTGCCACGGGGGACTTTGGGCTGCGCGTGCAAGTGGCCGGCACGGACGAAGTCGGCACCTTAGCGACGGCTTTCAACGAGGCACTGGCGCGGCTCCACCAAATGGCGCAGCGCATCGAAGAGTCCGAGCAGCGCTATGCCACGCTGGTCGAACAGTCCCGGGACGGCGTGGCCATTGTCGTGGACGGCAAGGTGCGATTTGCCAATCGCCGGCTGATGGACATGGCAGGGTGTACAGACCTCGAACAGTTGGCTGCGGGCGGCTTGAGCTCCTTGCCTGAGGAGGTACGTCAGCAGCTGAGCGCTTCCTCGCCTGGAGCACCGCCATCGTCGGGGACCGCGCCCGTTCGCCTCCTGGCTTCCAGCGGAGAGGAGATGGAGTTGGAGGTGGACCTGGTGCGCGGAACCTATGAGGGCCAACAGGCCACCTTCCTCTACCTGCGCGATGTTAGCGAGGAGAAGCGCATGGAGCGCCATCTGCAGCGGGTGGATAAGCTCACCTCGCTGGGCCAGCTTTCCTCTGGGATCGCCCACGAGATCCGCACGCCCCTTGGCAGCATCCAGCTCAACCTCGACCACCTCCTGCAATGCACGCAACTCACCAAAGAGCAGCGGCATGTGCTGGAGAGCAGTATGGAGGCCGTCAACCGCATCTCCAGCATTGTGCAACGCACCCTGGATTTTGCCCGGCCGGCCGAGCCGAGCCTCGAAAAGCTCCAGATCCGGCAGGTGGTTGACAATGTGCTGAAAATGATGGCTACCAACCTGAGCAAGGCTAAAGTCGCGGTGGTGCAAGAGTGGGCAGATGACCTTCCCCTGGTTCAAGCTGACTGGCAGAAGCTCAATCAGGCGTTTGTCAACATTGTGCTCAATGCCGTACAGGCTATGCCACGTGGCGGGCGTCTGCGCATTTGGGGCAAGCGACGCGCCGCCGGAGAGACGCCCATGGTGGAGGTCGGGTTTGAGGATACGGGCGTGGGGATTGCACCGGAGGACCTCCGCCGCGTCTTTGACCCCTTCTTCACCACCAAGTACGAAGGGGTCGGCTTGGGCCTCTCGGTGGTGCACCGCATCGTTGAATCGCATCGGGCCACCATTGGTATCACGAGCAAGCTTGGGGAAGGGACCACAGTCTGCATCCTTTTCCCGGCTGCCTGA
- a CDS encoding sigma-54 dependent transcriptional regulator, producing MAENASKVRIRALTVEDDPLMRESIITALQGKCSVSGVESGEKALKYLERERWDIVLIDIGLPGMDGFALLEKIRAAHEDVVCIMITGYGQPENVVRAMRLGAYDYLTKPISRENLFHTVEKAAERVALKQEIEQLRRVEVERNRLDQIVCQSPAMKEIMVMVDKLIKVPGATVLITGETGTGKDLIARAIHYLGQRFQHPFVVVNCAAIPENLWESELFGYERGTFTGGLDKGKPGKFELAHRGTLFLDEVAETPLSQQAKLLHVIENQEFYRVGGTEKIQVDVQIIAATNRDLQAAVREGKFRQDLYYRLNVAQIAIPPLREHKEDIRPLAKLYLKEFNRKFNKSFVRIPDGTRRLLEEYHWPGNVRELRNVIERAVLTHDGEELRPEFLDFVRREEGGAPSAGFSLPPDGIDLEEVEKNLLKQALERAGGNKAQAARLLGITKPTLVYRLEKYGIA from the coding sequence ATGGCTGAGAATGCCAGCAAGGTAAGGATTCGCGCGTTGACCGTCGAGGACGACCCCTTGATGCGCGAGTCTATCATCACCGCCCTGCAGGGCAAGTGCAGCGTCAGTGGGGTGGAAAGCGGCGAGAAAGCACTCAAGTACTTGGAGCGTGAGCGCTGGGACATCGTGCTCATCGATATCGGCCTGCCCGGCATGGACGGGTTCGCCCTCCTGGAGAAGATTCGCGCCGCGCACGAGGACGTCGTCTGCATCATGATCACGGGCTATGGACAACCGGAGAATGTGGTGCGCGCCATGCGACTCGGCGCCTACGACTACCTCACCAAGCCCATCAGCCGTGAAAACCTCTTTCACACGGTGGAGAAGGCTGCCGAGCGTGTTGCCCTCAAGCAGGAGATCGAGCAACTGCGCCGCGTGGAAGTGGAGCGTAATCGCCTGGACCAGATCGTCTGCCAGAGCCCGGCAATGAAAGAGATCATGGTGATGGTGGATAAGCTCATTAAGGTGCCTGGGGCGACCGTGCTCATCACCGGCGAGACCGGCACCGGCAAGGACCTCATCGCGCGCGCCATCCACTACTTGGGCCAGCGCTTCCAGCACCCCTTTGTGGTGGTAAACTGTGCGGCCATCCCGGAGAACCTCTGGGAGAGCGAGCTCTTCGGGTACGAACGCGGTACCTTCACGGGCGGGTTGGACAAGGGCAAGCCCGGCAAGTTTGAGTTAGCGCATCGGGGTACGCTCTTCCTGGACGAAGTCGCCGAGACCCCGCTCAGTCAGCAGGCCAAGCTGTTGCATGTGATCGAGAACCAGGAGTTCTACCGCGTCGGCGGGACGGAGAAGATCCAGGTCGACGTACAGATTATCGCCGCCACCAACCGCGACCTGCAGGCCGCGGTGCGCGAAGGCAAATTCAGGCAAGACCTGTACTACCGCCTCAACGTGGCGCAGATCGCCATACCCCCTCTGCGCGAGCACAAAGAGGATATTCGCCCCCTTGCCAAGCTCTACCTGAAGGAGTTCAACCGCAAGTTCAACAAGTCCTTCGTACGAATTCCTGACGGAACGCGCCGCTTGTTGGAAGAGTACCACTGGCCCGGCAACGTGCGCGAGCTGCGCAACGTCATCGAGCGCGCCGTGTTGACTCACGACGGTGAAGAGCTGCGGCCCGAGTTCTTGGACTTTGTGCGGCGCGAAGAAGGTGGTGCACCCAGCGCAGGTTTCTCTCTGCCACCGGATGGCATCGATTTGGAAGAGGTGGAGAAGAATCTGCTGAAGCAGGCGCTGGAGCGCGCTGGGGGCAACAAGGCGCAGGCAGCCCGCCTGTTGGGCATTACGAAACCCACTCTGGTTTACCGCCTGGAAAAGTACGGGATCGCTTAA
- a CDS encoding tetratricopeptide repeat protein: MRRYLFLALSLWMLGRALGAQPAQLLARADSLRVRGDLQAARQLYQKVLKADRSSLGARAGLGRIAVANEDWGEANDQFGAILERKPDDLEAHYYRGICYRESGKYKALLLRKLDWNKAEKHFNEVLARDSSFQDVLYQYAVLCRYRERYTQAIQAAHAQLRLRPELERPQVGIFRLYRHFITHTRLDSALAWLAEQPWEHARHSQAEAWRRAGNLAAADSLLRALLEQPLTMPRQPVYLSLARVAYERGNAAEGEKLFWRAVDQISSRVEADLVFEDVKYVLNDQELEFYRSLGSADSLIAFFRAIWTQRDPTPAAETNCRLAEHYRRLLYAEKNYEYDGFRTRFNNPDKLNRLQFSKVSKLNEEYNDKGLIFIRHGEPDERATTLGQDVEANESWLYYQTPFNPRMTFHFMLENSPTAWRLAPYIDDPRMLEDRLTWGGEYARLLRADQLERLNLVEQMAQESQKVVAVALATDRHTWDKAIQPLEVPFILATFRGEKGLTALELCFAVPLRPLAQRAKQDTRLVHVEHGVALFDRSLRLVGEERLTAEVDPHRSGAAYIEARRFLLAAGTYNVGFHVRVPELDLLGGFKLQRAVEDYAAPGLHVSDLVVATRIAQATRPSNFVWNDLEIVPNPTQTFMRQQPVYVYFELYGLHPDQDGRTDYVLEYRLEAVKRGKKGVGTAFGLLGSGQKPSLTIRAERSGTSEFASEYVAIDVSSVASGQYTLMVKVSDRHSGQAAERAVGLRLL, from the coding sequence TTGCGCAGGTACCTGTTTCTGGCCCTGAGCCTGTGGATGCTGGGCAGGGCACTTGGCGCCCAGCCCGCCCAACTCTTGGCGCGTGCTGATTCTCTACGCGTGAGGGGGGACCTGCAGGCAGCTCGCCAGCTCTATCAAAAGGTCCTGAAGGCGGACAGGTCCTCCTTAGGGGCGCGTGCCGGCCTGGGCAGGATCGCCGTGGCCAATGAGGATTGGGGCGAGGCCAACGACCAGTTCGGCGCGATCTTGGAACGCAAGCCAGACGATTTGGAAGCCCATTACTACCGGGGCATCTGCTACCGCGAGAGCGGCAAGTACAAAGCGCTGTTGCTGCGCAAGTTGGACTGGAACAAGGCTGAGAAGCATTTCAACGAGGTGCTGGCACGCGACTCCTCCTTCCAGGACGTGCTCTACCAGTACGCGGTGCTCTGTCGTTACCGCGAGCGCTACACGCAGGCCATCCAGGCGGCGCACGCGCAGCTGCGGCTACGGCCCGAGCTCGAGAGACCGCAAGTCGGTATCTTCCGCCTCTATCGCCATTTCATCACTCACACGAGGCTCGACAGCGCCCTGGCTTGGCTGGCGGAACAGCCGTGGGAGCATGCGCGCCACTCGCAGGCAGAAGCATGGCGCCGCGCCGGCAACTTGGCCGCGGCCGATTCTCTCCTGCGGGCTCTTCTGGAGCAACCCCTGACTATGCCTCGCCAGCCCGTCTATCTTTCCCTTGCGCGCGTCGCATACGAGCGGGGCAACGCGGCGGAAGGTGAGAAGCTTTTCTGGCGGGCCGTTGACCAGATCAGCTCGCGCGTGGAGGCGGATCTCGTTTTTGAGGACGTGAAGTACGTGCTGAACGACCAGGAGTTGGAGTTCTATCGCTCCCTCGGATCTGCCGATTCGCTCATCGCCTTCTTCCGTGCCATTTGGACGCAGCGCGACCCGACGCCGGCAGCGGAGACAAACTGCCGCCTCGCCGAGCACTATCGCCGTCTGCTCTATGCCGAGAAGAACTATGAGTACGATGGCTTCAGGACGCGCTTCAACAACCCGGACAAACTCAACCGCCTGCAGTTTTCCAAAGTGAGCAAGTTGAACGAGGAGTACAACGACAAGGGGCTCATCTTCATCAGGCACGGCGAGCCCGACGAGCGGGCAACCACGCTGGGTCAGGATGTGGAGGCCAATGAGTCGTGGCTCTACTACCAGACGCCCTTCAACCCGCGCATGACCTTCCACTTCATGCTGGAGAACTCTCCCACTGCCTGGCGCCTGGCGCCGTACATCGACGACCCGCGCATGCTGGAGGACCGCCTGACGTGGGGCGGAGAGTACGCACGACTCTTGCGCGCCGACCAGCTGGAACGCCTGAACTTAGTGGAGCAGATGGCGCAGGAGAGTCAAAAGGTGGTCGCGGTGGCGCTGGCCACCGACCGGCACACCTGGGACAAGGCGATCCAGCCACTGGAGGTGCCCTTCATATTGGCCACCTTCCGAGGGGAAAAGGGGCTCACTGCTCTGGAGCTCTGCTTTGCCGTGCCGCTGCGGCCGTTGGCCCAGCGCGCCAAGCAGGACACGCGGCTCGTGCACGTGGAGCATGGCGTGGCCCTGTTCGACCGCTCCCTCCGCCTAGTGGGCGAGGAGCGCCTCACCGCGGAAGTGGACCCGCACCGCAGTGGCGCGGCCTACATCGAGGCGCGGCGCTTCCTGCTGGCGGCAGGGACGTACAACGTCGGCTTCCACGTGCGCGTGCCCGAGCTGGATCTGCTGGGAGGCTTCAAGCTGCAACGTGCAGTGGAAGACTATGCGGCTCCCGGGTTGCATGTCAGCGACCTTGTCGTTGCAACACGCATCGCCCAGGCGACAAGGCCCTCCAATTTCGTGTGGAACGACCTGGAAATCGTCCCTAACCCCACTCAAACCTTCATGCGCCAGCAGCCGGTGTACGTCTATTTCGAGCTCTACGGCCTGCATCCGGACCAGGACGGGCGCACCGACTATGTGCTGGAGTATCGGCTTGAGGCCGTCAAGCGCGGGAAGAAGGGAGTCGGCACGGCATTTGGCCTGCTCGGCAGCGGACAGAAGCCATCGTTGACCATTCGCGCCGAGAGGAGTGGCACCTCCGAGTTTGCCTCGGAGTATGTGGCCATCGACGTCAGCAGTGTGGCCAGCGGCCAGTACACGTTGATGGTCAAAGTCAGCGACCGACACTCCGGGCAGGCCGCTGAACGAGCCGTCGGCCTGCGACTACTGTGA
- a CDS encoding N-acetylmuramoyl-L-alanine amidase, with amino-acid sequence MARDGERSTLQKGLGRVKRARPFTMAQGMGALSLRLLCLVALLGGMVGCAAVAMLPPPLVPVKEVTYQEGTVAVELAGGGWFTVRQHQWGNRVILDLAPCVVSKPGRVGVDDDQVAEYHWAQNDPQTVRLVVTVQAETRVRVRRLRNYVVVAVAARPRARPREPERPIMVLIDPGHGGTDAGGVGRFGTLEKDVTLDISRRLAARLLADRRFDVRMTRIDDSGPSLVARRDMSRALQPNLMISVHLNASRDRQKSKTEVYFYSERSRELARHVGLALMNALQTDELVYGGRLFYVLRFNGAAYSILVEPLYLSNAAHERFLASGAGRERVARVLYEAIASYFRDKPGRR; translated from the coding sequence ATGGCACGCGACGGCGAGAGGAGCACACTGCAGAAAGGGCTGGGGCGCGTGAAGAGAGCACGTCCGTTCACGATGGCACAGGGGATGGGGGCACTGTCCCTTCGTCTCCTCTGCCTTGTCGCCTTGCTCGGCGGCATGGTCGGCTGCGCGGCTGTTGCTATGTTGCCGCCGCCGCTGGTGCCGGTGAAAGAGGTTACCTACCAGGAGGGGACAGTCGCCGTTGAGCTTGCCGGTGGAGGGTGGTTCACGGTGCGCCAGCACCAGTGGGGGAACCGGGTGATCCTGGACCTGGCCCCGTGCGTGGTGAGCAAACCCGGCAGGGTCGGCGTGGATGATGACCAGGTAGCGGAGTACCACTGGGCCCAAAACGATCCCCAGACGGTCCGTTTGGTCGTCACAGTTCAGGCAGAGACCAGGGTCAGGGTGCGGCGCTTGCGCAACTACGTGGTGGTTGCGGTGGCGGCCAGGCCGAGAGCGCGGCCACGAGAACCAGAGCGCCCGATCATGGTCTTGATTGACCCTGGGCACGGCGGCACAGATGCGGGCGGCGTGGGCAGATTCGGTACCCTCGAGAAGGATGTCACGCTGGACATCTCGCGCCGTCTGGCGGCTCGCCTGTTGGCCGACCGCCGGTTTGACGTGCGCATGACCAGGATCGACGACAGCGGTCCCTCGTTGGTTGCGCGGCGGGACATGTCGCGCGCGCTGCAGCCGAACCTGATGATCTCCGTGCACCTGAACGCCTCCCGCGACCGGCAGAAGAGCAAGACCGAAGTCTACTTCTATTCGGAAAGAAGCCGGGAGTTGGCGCGGCACGTGGGGCTTGCCTTGATGAACGCCCTGCAGACCGATGAGCTCGTGTACGGCGGGAGGTTGTTCTATGTGCTGCGCTTTAATGGTGCTGCATACTCGATTCTTGTGGAGCCCCTCTACTTGTCCAATGCGGCGCACGAACGTTTTTTGGCCAGCGGCGCCGGGCGCGAGCGGGTGGCGCGCGTTCTCTATGAGGCGATAGCCAGCTACTTCCGCGACAAGCCGGGGAGGAGATAG
- a CDS encoding TGS domain-containing protein: MPANLTPEYLEAEREYKQARTPQERLDALRKMLATVPKHKGTEKLQADIKRRIAKLNEEIQKSGKRKGFALAVAKEGAGQVALIGAPNVGKSQLVAALTHATPEVAPYPFTTRAPYPAMMPFENVQVQLVDLPPFSSQHMEPWVAGIVRTADAALIVIDLACDDPLGQFEETLRLLQQCKIKPVAGQAQFDPWASVIEKQCLVVGNKMDCPNAAETFAFLQELYGCDYQMLPVSAQRGDGLEELRRAVFGMLNVLRVYSKPPGKEPDFSRPFVLRRNATVLEFANMVHHDFGEKLRFARVWGNGKFDGQRVMKDYELQDGDVIELHI; encoded by the coding sequence GTGCCAGCGAATTTGACCCCCGAATATCTGGAGGCGGAGCGCGAGTACAAGCAAGCGCGCACGCCGCAGGAACGGTTGGATGCTCTGCGCAAGATGTTGGCCACGGTGCCCAAGCACAAGGGCACCGAGAAACTGCAGGCGGACATCAAGCGCCGCATCGCCAAACTCAACGAGGAGATTCAAAAGTCCGGCAAGCGCAAGGGGTTTGCCCTTGCCGTGGCCAAAGAGGGTGCAGGGCAGGTCGCGCTCATCGGGGCGCCGAACGTGGGCAAGTCGCAACTTGTGGCGGCGCTGACCCACGCCACTCCCGAGGTGGCCCCCTATCCTTTCACTACCCGCGCGCCCTATCCTGCCATGATGCCTTTTGAGAACGTGCAAGTGCAACTGGTCGACTTGCCGCCCTTTAGCAGTCAACACATGGAACCCTGGGTGGCAGGCATCGTCCGCACGGCAGACGCTGCCCTCATCGTGATCGACTTGGCCTGTGACGACCCTCTGGGGCAGTTCGAGGAAACTTTGCGCCTCCTGCAACAGTGCAAGATCAAGCCGGTGGCTGGCCAGGCGCAGTTTGACCCATGGGCCAGCGTCATCGAGAAGCAGTGTCTGGTAGTGGGAAACAAGATGGACTGCCCCAACGCCGCAGAAACATTTGCCTTTCTCCAAGAGCTCTACGGCTGCGATTACCAGATGCTTCCGGTTTCTGCGCAGAGGGGCGACGGACTGGAGGAGCTGCGCCGCGCCGTCTTTGGCATGCTCAACGTGCTGCGCGTCTATTCCAAGCCGCCGGGGAAGGAGCCAGACTTTTCGCGGCCGTTTGTGCTCAGGCGGAACGCTACGGTGCTGGAGTTTGCCAATATGGTGCATCACGATTTTGGCGAGAAGCTTCGTTTTGCGCGGGTGTGGGGCAACGGCAAGTTCGATGGCCAGCGCGTGATGAAGGACTATGAGCTGCAGGACGGCGATGTCATCGAGCTGCACATCTGA